A single window of Streptomyces griseoviridis DNA harbors:
- a CDS encoding response regulator encodes MTVPAATPIDVLLVEDDPGDELMTREAFEDNKIGNTLHVVRDGEEALDFLYRRGAHPGAPRPDLILLDLNLPKYDGRQVLEQIKSDPDLAHIPVVVLTTSAAEEDILRSYKLHANAYVTKPVDLDQFIAAVRQIDDFFVQVVRLPRPHR; translated from the coding sequence ATGACCGTTCCCGCCGCCACCCCCATCGACGTCCTGCTCGTCGAGGACGACCCGGGCGACGAGCTGATGACGCGCGAGGCGTTCGAGGACAACAAGATCGGCAACACGCTGCACGTGGTGCGCGACGGCGAGGAGGCCCTCGACTTCCTCTACCGCCGCGGCGCGCACCCCGGCGCCCCGCGCCCCGATCTGATCCTGCTCGACCTGAACCTGCCCAAGTACGACGGCCGCCAGGTGCTGGAGCAGATCAAGTCCGACCCCGACCTCGCCCACATCCCCGTCGTGGTGCTCACCACCTCCGCCGCGGAGGAGGACATCCTGCGCAGCTACAAGCTCCACGCCAACGCGTACGTCACCAAGCCGGTCGACCTCGACCAGTTCATCGCGGCGGTCCGCCAGATCGACGACTTCTTCGTCCAGGTGGTCCGGCTGCCCCGTCCGCACCGCTGA
- a CDS encoding ATP-binding protein yields the protein MAAFEGDGGCIAEARRTATAFLGRARSGHGVPVSVRAVDVTQLVVSELVTNARKYAPGPVLMDLRIVGDTLEIAIWDSGPHLPVVHSADPERLGRHGLEIVTALVESYRVSTEPVGKRVTVRIPLRDAH from the coding sequence ATGGCGGCTTTCGAGGGCGACGGCGGCTGCATAGCCGAGGCGCGCCGCACGGCGACCGCGTTCCTGGGCAGGGCCCGCTCGGGACACGGGGTGCCGGTGTCGGTGCGGGCGGTGGACGTGACGCAGCTGGTGGTGAGCGAGCTGGTCACCAACGCCCGCAAGTACGCGCCGGGCCCGGTGCTGATGGACCTGCGGATCGTCGGCGACACCCTGGAGATCGCGATCTGGGACTCGGGCCCGCACCTGCCCGTCGTGCACAGCGCCGACCCGGAACGCCTCGGCCGCCACGGTCTGGAGATCGTGACGGCCCTCGTGGAGTCCTACCGGGTGTCGACGGAGCCGGTCGGCAAGCGCGTCACCGTCCGCATCCCCCTGCGGGACGCGCACTGA
- a CDS encoding 3-keto-5-aminohexanoate cleavage protein, whose amino-acid sequence MLLKAAINGGRTRAEHPAVPVTPAQLATDTAAVVAAGADVVHLHVRTPDGGQTIAPDALAEVLRAVRSTAPGAIVGTTTGLWTCSGPEERYDLVKAWEVLPDFASVAFCEEGAAETASLVVARGMTLESAVWSVDDVPALLASPTLADNVRVLIEPMDEDPETAVAHAREMAALIRAAGVTAPLLYHGEGATTWPVLRAALADGHQTRIGFEDGVDLPDGTTARDNAELVRAVRALAARG is encoded by the coding sequence ATGTTGCTCAAGGCAGCCATCAACGGCGGCCGGACCCGCGCCGAACACCCCGCGGTCCCGGTGACCCCGGCGCAGCTCGCCACCGACACCGCGGCCGTCGTCGCCGCCGGCGCCGACGTCGTCCACCTCCATGTCCGTACCCCCGACGGCGGGCAGACCATCGCGCCCGACGCGCTGGCCGAGGTGCTGCGCGCGGTGCGGTCGACGGCGCCGGGCGCGATCGTCGGGACGACCACGGGTCTGTGGACCTGCTCGGGCCCCGAGGAACGCTACGACCTGGTCAAGGCGTGGGAGGTGCTGCCGGACTTCGCGTCGGTCGCCTTCTGCGAGGAGGGCGCGGCGGAGACCGCGTCGCTGGTCGTCGCCCGCGGCATGACGCTGGAGAGCGCGGTGTGGAGCGTCGACGACGTCCCCGCCCTGCTGGCCTCGCCGACGCTCGCGGACAATGTGCGCGTCCTCATCGAGCCGATGGACGAGGACCCGGAGACGGCTGTGGCGCACGCCCGGGAGATGGCCGCGCTGATCCGGGCCGCCGGGGTCACCGCGCCGCTGCTGTACCACGGTGAGGGTGCCACCACCTGGCCGGTGCTGCGGGCCGCGCTGGCCGACGGCCATCAGACCAGGATCGGCTTCGAGGACGGCGTCGACCTCCCGGACGGCACCACGGCCCGGGACAACGCCGAACTGGTGCGGGCGGTGCGGGCGCTGGCCGCCCGGGGGTGA
- a CDS encoding sensor histidine kinase, giving the protein MMLLVIGGSVIGANLLAQTAEATDRLTSRVLPARTEAARLQASLVNQETGVRGYAIAADRQFLTPYTEGLKDEQRAADRLRDLIGDQPRLLADLEAVEKQAAEWRRTFAEPLVAGVTVGDPQRIDKATAERSREAFDGLRTRWATQNTDLARAVHEGKQRVEHERAVRTYILGALVVTFLLTALVLTVLIRVLVARPLDALRDSSRKVAGGDFGHVITVTGPRDLTAVAQDVEYMRQQIVAELEASRAQQEVLLKQAADLDAQAVELRRSNAELEQFAYVASHDLQEPLRKVASFCQLLEKRYGEKLDDRGRQYIDFAVDGAKRMQVLINDLLTFSRVGRVNDARMPVELDQALDRALANVETAIAETGAVVERPEKLPQVVGDPMLLAMLWQNLVGNAVKFRHPDRTPHVRVTCEEDPEHPGEWLFGVTDNGIGIPAEFTEKVFVIFQRLHSRDSYGGTGIGLALCKKIVENHGGRIWVDQAPEEGTRLRLTLPVAPEAPEAPEAPEAPEAAAHDTELSEEEALT; this is encoded by the coding sequence ATGATGCTGCTGGTGATCGGCGGCAGCGTGATCGGCGCCAACCTCCTCGCGCAGACCGCCGAGGCCACCGACCGGCTCACCTCCCGGGTGCTGCCGGCCCGCACCGAGGCGGCCCGCCTCCAGGCGAGCCTGGTCAACCAGGAGACCGGGGTGCGCGGCTACGCGATAGCCGCCGACCGGCAGTTCCTCACCCCCTACACCGAGGGCCTGAAGGACGAGCAGCGCGCCGCCGACCGGCTGCGCGACCTCATCGGCGACCAGCCCAGGCTGCTGGCCGACCTGGAGGCCGTCGAGAAGCAGGCCGCCGAGTGGCGCCGCACCTTCGCCGAACCGCTGGTCGCCGGGGTCACCGTCGGAGATCCGCAGCGCATCGACAAGGCGACCGCCGAGCGCAGCAGGGAGGCCTTCGACGGACTGCGCACCCGCTGGGCCACCCAGAACACCGACCTGGCCCGCGCCGTCCACGAGGGCAAGCAGCGCGTCGAGCACGAGCGGGCCGTGCGCACCTACATCCTGGGCGCGCTGGTCGTGACGTTCCTGCTGACCGCGCTGGTGCTGACCGTGCTGATCCGGGTGCTGGTGGCCCGCCCGCTCGACGCCCTGCGGGACTCCTCGAGGAAGGTCGCGGGCGGTGACTTCGGACACGTCATCACCGTCACGGGCCCCAGGGACCTGACCGCGGTCGCCCAGGACGTCGAGTACATGCGCCAGCAGATCGTCGCGGAGCTGGAGGCGTCCCGCGCCCAGCAGGAGGTCCTCCTCAAGCAGGCCGCCGACCTCGACGCCCAGGCGGTCGAACTGCGCAGGTCAAACGCCGAGCTTGAGCAGTTCGCGTACGTCGCCTCGCACGACCTCCAGGAGCCGCTGCGCAAGGTCGCCTCGTTCTGCCAGCTCCTGGAGAAACGGTACGGCGAGAAGCTGGACGACCGCGGCCGCCAGTACATCGACTTCGCCGTTGACGGCGCCAAACGCATGCAGGTGCTCATCAACGACCTGCTCACCTTCTCCCGGGTCGGCCGGGTCAACGACGCCCGGATGCCCGTCGAACTCGACCAGGCCCTCGACCGGGCGCTCGCCAACGTGGAGACGGCGATCGCCGAGACCGGCGCCGTCGTCGAACGCCCGGAGAAGCTGCCGCAGGTCGTCGGCGACCCCATGCTGCTGGCCATGCTCTGGCAGAACCTCGTCGGCAACGCCGTCAAGTTCCGCCATCCCGACCGCACCCCGCACGTCCGCGTCACCTGCGAGGAGGACCCCGAGCACCCCGGCGAGTGGCTGTTCGGCGTCACGGACAACGGCATCGGCATCCCCGCCGAGTTCACCGAGAAGGTCTTCGTGATCTTCCAGCGGCTGCACAGCAGGGACAGCTACGGCGGCACCGGCATCGGGCTCGCCCTCTGCAAGAAGATCGTCGAGAACCACGGCGGCCGGATCTGGGTCGACCAGGCACCCGAGGAGGGCACCCGGCTGCGCCTCACGCTGCCGGTCGCCCCCGAGGCCCCAGAGGCGCCGGAGGCCCCCGAGGCGCCCGAGGCCGCCGCGCACGACACCGAGCTTTCCGAGGAAGAGGCACTGACATGA
- a CDS encoding PP2C family protein-serine/threonine phosphatase yields the protein MVTSQPRAADSTSPAHGYPGEVWHWREPSVLLVEDDPGDALLVEELVADSTLKMRLRWVRSMADARAVLAQETPDCVLLDLHLPDAQGLEAVSQIQLHADQVAVVVLTGLAEEETGLSAVAAGAQDYLVKGRVAPDLFGRAVRYAIQRKQAEQAAVALQASQMHAQENARLERGLLPRPLLRGDATDADIDIVTRYRPGRSQALLGGDFYDIVQSTEGTVAALIGDVSGHGPDEAALGVALRIAWRTLVLSGVPADEQVARLEEILVAERARTEVFATLTSLTFTPTQRRVRITRAGHPGMLLRTPDRRVRWVEVPAGPALGVVPGLASWPIEEFDMPVGAGMVLFTDGLFEGYVGRGRERLGEEGLLRLAEEMPELAPENFVDRLIERAEHLAESQGGLDDDVAVLHLSWN from the coding sequence ATGGTGACGTCGCAGCCGAGGGCTGCCGATTCGACCTCACCCGCGCACGGCTACCCGGGCGAGGTGTGGCACTGGCGCGAACCGTCCGTCCTGCTCGTCGAGGACGACCCGGGCGACGCCCTCCTGGTGGAGGAACTGGTCGCCGACAGCACTCTCAAGATGCGGCTGCGCTGGGTGCGCTCCATGGCCGACGCCCGCGCCGTCCTCGCCCAGGAGACCCCCGACTGCGTCCTGCTCGACCTGCACCTGCCCGACGCCCAGGGCCTCGAGGCCGTCTCCCAGATCCAGCTCCACGCCGACCAGGTCGCCGTCGTCGTCCTCACCGGCCTCGCCGAGGAGGAGACCGGCCTCTCCGCCGTCGCGGCCGGCGCCCAGGACTACCTCGTCAAGGGCCGCGTCGCACCCGACCTCTTCGGCCGGGCCGTGCGCTACGCGATCCAGCGCAAGCAGGCCGAACAGGCCGCCGTCGCCCTCCAGGCCAGCCAGATGCACGCCCAGGAGAACGCCCGCCTGGAACGCGGACTGCTGCCCAGGCCGCTGCTGCGCGGCGACGCCACGGACGCCGACATCGACATAGTCACCCGCTACCGGCCCGGACGCTCCCAGGCCCTCCTCGGCGGCGACTTCTACGACATCGTGCAGAGCACCGAGGGCACCGTCGCCGCGCTGATCGGAGACGTCTCGGGACACGGCCCCGACGAGGCCGCCCTCGGCGTCGCCCTGCGCATCGCCTGGCGCACCCTCGTGCTCAGCGGCGTACCCGCGGACGAACAGGTGGCACGCCTGGAGGAGATACTCGTCGCCGAACGCGCCCGCACCGAGGTCTTCGCCACCCTCACCAGCCTCACCTTCACCCCCACCCAGCGCCGGGTGCGCATCACCCGCGCCGGACACCCGGGGATGCTGCTGCGCACCCCGGACCGCCGGGTGCGCTGGGTCGAGGTGCCCGCGGGCCCCGCGCTCGGCGTCGTCCCCGGTCTGGCCAGCTGGCCGATCGAGGAGTTCGACATGCCGGTCGGCGCGGGCATGGTGCTGTTCACCGACGGGCTCTTCGAGGGGTACGTCGGCCGGGGCCGCGAGCGCCTCGGTGAGGAGGGCCTGCTGCGGCTCGCCGAGGAGATGCCCGAACTGGCCCCCGAGAACTTCGTCGACCGACTGATCGAACGCGCGGAGCACCTGGCCGAGAGCCAGGGCGGCCTGGACGACGATGTGGCCGTACTCCACCTGAGCTGGAACTGA
- a CDS encoding GNAT family N-acetyltransferase, translated as MSRTWSTRAESGGDRAAVRGIVLAAFPTPAEADLVDALRADPDAWIEGLSVLSVDGSGRPAGHALLTRCRIGAAPALCLAPCAVLPERQRTGAGSAAIRAALRAAAGLGEHAVVVLGHPAYYPRFGFTRASGHGIGVAFDVPDEALMVLGLDAGRPLPGGTVSYPAPFGL; from the coding sequence ATGTCCCGTACCTGGAGCACCCGTGCCGAGAGCGGCGGCGACCGCGCCGCCGTCCGTGGAATCGTCCTCGCCGCGTTCCCGACGCCCGCCGAGGCCGACCTCGTCGACGCCCTGCGGGCCGACCCCGACGCCTGGATCGAAGGGCTCTCCGTCCTCTCCGTGGACGGGTCGGGGCGCCCGGCGGGACACGCGCTGCTGACCCGCTGCCGCATCGGTGCGGCCCCGGCCCTCTGTCTGGCGCCGTGCGCGGTGCTGCCCGAGCGGCAGCGCACCGGCGCCGGGTCCGCCGCGATCCGCGCCGCGCTGCGGGCCGCGGCCGGCCTCGGCGAGCATGCCGTCGTCGTGCTCGGACACCCCGCCTACTACCCGCGGTTCGGGTTCACCCGCGCCTCCGGGCACGGCATCGGGGTCGCTTTCGACGTGCCGGACGAGGCGCTGATGGTCCTCGGTCTCGACGCCGGCCGGCCGCTGCCCGGCGGGACGGTCAGCTACCCGGCGCCCTTCGGCCTCTGA
- a CDS encoding RraA family protein, translating into MPLNIHDLTEVPPLDEELAERLGRVDFPTLGHHLEEGFCDPALRRQAGGGKLVGRAVTVRITPTDSTLLHHLAGLVGPGDVVVVDCGGDRRHAPLGEVVVHALASRGAAGAIVDGVCTDIGALRDVGLPVYAYGTSLLTTKLHGIADGSLNAPVVCGGVPVRAGDLVLGDENGLLIAPAARLAAVVDEALADDAEEPDLLAELHRGHPLGTLTGASRTVAGLRTPSPTSA; encoded by the coding sequence ATGCCGCTGAACATCCATGACCTGACCGAAGTGCCGCCCCTCGACGAGGAGTTGGCCGAGCGGCTCGGCCGCGTGGACTTCCCCACCCTGGGCCACCACCTGGAGGAGGGGTTCTGCGACCCGGCGCTGCGCCGCCAGGCCGGCGGCGGAAAGCTGGTCGGCCGGGCCGTCACCGTCCGCATCACCCCGACCGACTCGACGCTCCTGCACCATCTGGCCGGACTCGTCGGCCCCGGTGACGTGGTGGTCGTCGACTGCGGCGGCGACCGCAGGCACGCGCCGCTCGGCGAGGTCGTCGTGCACGCCCTCGCCTCCCGGGGCGCGGCCGGCGCGATCGTCGACGGCGTCTGCACCGACATCGGCGCCCTGCGGGACGTCGGACTGCCGGTGTACGCGTACGGCACCTCGCTGCTCACCACCAAGCTGCACGGCATCGCCGACGGCTCCCTCAACGCGCCCGTCGTCTGCGGGGGCGTCCCGGTACGGGCCGGCGACCTCGTGCTCGGCGACGAGAACGGCCTGCTCATCGCCCCTGCCGCGCGGTTGGCCGCGGTCGTCGACGAGGCGCTGGCCGACGACGCCGAGGAGCCCGACCTCCTCGCCGAGCTGCACCGGGGCCATCCCCTGGGCACGCTCACCGGCGCCTCGCGCACCGTCGCGGGACTCCGCACCCCCTCCCCCACCAGCGCGTGA
- a CDS encoding LLM class flavin-dependent oxidoreductase — MTAKEYGIFLPIGNGGWMLSSTAPHPEATYAWNRRAAVHAERVGLDFVMSMAKWRGFGGSTDHWGRSLESMTMMAALAEATSRVRIWATLHANVHNPAVAAKMVATLQDISGGRAGLNIVNGSYAGEFEQFGEWDPDLCHADRYRMTELWTEAVTRLWTEDSVTLRTPYFDLVDCASRPRPAVRPTLINAGRSEDARRFQARYADGAFLAADSLDEMRELSADVHRRARAAGRVCRTYSMLTVVQDETDELAEAKVRAWGAGLDREALALMRSTWGIPAEQARAWAEGADGEAAFQTPYVAGSARTITDHIEYIVREADLDGLMLIFPEYDRDLLLFGETVLPELRSRDAAAAG, encoded by the coding sequence ATGACCGCGAAAGAGTACGGAATCTTCCTCCCCATCGGCAACGGCGGCTGGATGCTGTCGAGTACGGCGCCGCACCCCGAGGCGACGTACGCCTGGAACCGGCGGGCCGCCGTGCACGCGGAGCGCGTCGGCCTCGACTTCGTCATGTCGATGGCGAAGTGGCGCGGCTTCGGCGGCAGCACCGACCACTGGGGCCGCTCGCTGGAGTCGATGACGATGATGGCGGCGCTGGCCGAGGCGACCAGCCGGGTCAGGATCTGGGCGACGCTGCATGCCAACGTCCACAACCCGGCCGTCGCCGCGAAGATGGTCGCCACCCTCCAGGACATCTCAGGCGGCCGGGCCGGCCTGAACATCGTCAACGGCTCCTACGCGGGCGAGTTCGAGCAGTTCGGGGAGTGGGACCCGGACCTCTGCCACGCGGACCGCTACCGGATGACGGAGCTGTGGACGGAGGCGGTCACCCGGCTGTGGACCGAGGACTCCGTCACCCTGCGCACCCCGTACTTCGACCTCGTGGACTGCGCGTCACGGCCGCGTCCCGCCGTCCGTCCGACGCTCATCAACGCGGGCCGCTCCGAGGACGCCAGGCGCTTCCAGGCGCGGTACGCGGACGGCGCGTTCCTGGCCGCCGACAGCCTCGACGAGATGCGGGAGCTGTCGGCTGACGTGCACCGGCGGGCACGGGCGGCCGGGCGGGTCTGCCGGACGTACTCGATGCTCACCGTCGTCCAGGACGAGACGGACGAGCTGGCCGAGGCGAAGGTGCGGGCGTGGGGTGCGGGCCTTGACCGGGAGGCGCTCGCGCTGATGCGGTCCACCTGGGGCATCCCGGCGGAGCAGGCCCGCGCGTGGGCCGAGGGCGCGGACGGGGAGGCCGCGTTCCAGACGCCGTACGTGGCCGGGTCCGCGCGGACGATCACCGACCACATCGAGTACATCGTGCGCGAGGCCGACCTGGACGGGCTCATGCTGATCTTCCCGGAGTACGACCGGGATCTGCTGCTGTTCGGTGAGACGGTCCTGCCCGAACTGCGGTCGCGGGACGCGGCGGCGGCCGGCTGA